The Anaerolineae bacterium genomic interval CACCTTATGCAAGTACTTGTGACGTTCATCTACGGTCATTGGGTCTGTTTCTGCCATCGTTCCCTCGGTAACATTTTCTTTTGAGTGAACGATGATACTTCGGTAACATTTTATTTGATAGAACGCGATCCGTTGACCAATCCTCGAAAATATGGCATAATTTGCGCCAATCGATTGCCAGAGGCGATGATGGAAACGAGTACACCCCGGTTGGCGCTGACAGCGAACCCGCGAATGGTGCGAGGCGGGGCAGACCACAGGGTGGAAAATCCTTCCGGAGCTGCAACCTGAAAGGGGTTCGCGAACCGCAACGCCAAGTAAGGAAGCCGGTGACGTCCACCGTTATTGTGGACGAGTGGTTGGATGAGCCTTGAAGGGCTTCTAAGACCACTATCGAGTTGCCTGCCTTGGCAGGAAACAGGGTGGCACCGCGGGAGATTGGGTTATTCACTCTCGTCCCTGAGGGGACGAGAGTTTTTTATCGTTATCTGGATTTATTTCCAAATATTTGCATTCGGAGGTCGTATGCCGTTTCGAGAAGTTCCAACCAAAGTCGATTTTCCAGCCCAGGAACGGGAAATCCTTGCCTTCTGGAAATCCACCAATGCCTTCCAGAAGATGCGCGAAATCCACAAGGGCAAACCGCACTGGTCTTTTATCGATGGACCGATCACCGCCAACAATCCGATGGGTGTCCATCATGGCTGGGGGCGTACCTATAAAGACCTGTATCATCGTTTCTGGACCATGCGCGGCCGAGAACTGCGCTACCAAAACGGCTTTGACTGCCAGGGACTGTGGGTGGAAGTCGAAGTCGAAAAGGAGATGGGCTTTAAGACCAAAAAGGACATCGAAAATTATGGTTTGGAGCAGTTTGTGCGCGCTTGCAAGGCGCGCGTGTTGAAGTATGCAGCCGTCCAGACCGAGCAATCGATCCGTCTCGGCTACTGGATGGACTGGAATGACCCCGATCAATTGCGCTGGCTGGCAGAGCAACTCTTACAAGACCCGCAAAAGGTCATCACCGTAGAAGGCCCGCAGGGTCCTGTTACCGATACGGTGGAGCAGATTGTCGGTCGCCTGGGAATGCCGGAGTTGGGGGGCAGTTATTTTACCTTCTCCAACGAAAATAACTACATGATCTGGTATTTTTTGAAAAAATGCTGGGAGAAGGGCTGGCTCTATCGCGGTGCCGACGTCATGCCATGGTGCCCGCGCTGCGCGACCGGCATCAGCCAACACGAGATCGTGACCGATGGTTACGCCGAGCTAACCCATCGCTCGGTTACCCTGCGCTTCCCCCTCCGGGAAGGGGCAGCCCTGGATAGCCCGCCGCGCCGCGATCCCCAAACTGGCTTGCCGGAGTCGCTCCTGGTCTGGACGACTACGCCCTGGACGTTGACCAGCAATGTCGCCGCTGCGGTTGGACCTGAGTTGACGTATGTCAAAGTCCGTCAGGGGGAACATCTCCTTTACCTCTCCAAAGGTACCCTGGATATGTTACGGGGAGACTATGAAGTGTTGGGCGAGTTACCGGGTGTAGCAATGGAAGGCTGGTACTACTTTGGGCCCTTCGATGACCTGCCAGCAGCCCAGAGTCGCGGTGGCTTTACCCACATGCAGGAACTCATCAAAGATATTCCTCTCACGGCTGCTGAAGCCCATCGCGTGATTTTGTGGGATGAGGTTGGTGAGACCGAGGGTACCGGCATCGTTCATATTGCACCTGGCTGTGGTGCCGAGGACTTTCAATTGGGCAAACAATACCGTTTACCCATTGTTGCTCCTCTGGACGATGAAGGATATTTTGTCGAAGGGTTTGCCTGGCTGAGCGGAATGCATGTCTCTAAAGTTGCCACGCCGATTTTCGAAGATCTAGAGCGGAAGGGTTTGCTCTACCGCGTAGAGCCTTATACGCACCGCTACCCGACTTGCTGGCGCTGTAAAGAAGAGCTGATTTTCCGTCTGGTAGACGAGTGGTTTATCAGTATGGGCGAGGTCTATGACAAACCGCGCGAACAACTTACGGCGGAAGAAAAAGCACGCAGTCTCCGTTACCAGATCATGGATATTGTCGATCAGATCCGTTGGATTCCAGAGTTCGGTTACGCCCGTGAGATGGACTGGCTGCGCAACATGCACGATTGGATGATCAGCAAGAAGCGCTACTGGGGCCTGGCGTTGCCGATCTGGGTGTGTGAGCAGTGTGGTAAATACCAGGTCATTGGCAGCGAGGTGGAGTTACAGGAACGGGCGGTTTCCGGTCTGGATGTCTTTGACCATCACACACCTCATCGTCCCTTTATTGACGCTGTCAAATTGCGCTGCCCTGATTGCGGAGGTTTGATGAGCCGCATTCCCGATGTGGGCAATCCCTGGCTGGATGCTGGCATTGTTTCCTTCAGCACCTTGCGCTACCGTTCAGATCCCGCTTACTGGCGCAAGTGGTATCCGGCACACTGGATCAGCGAATCGTTCCCCGGTCAGTTCCGCAACTGGTTCTACAGTTTGCTTGCCATGGCGACGGTGATCGCCGGTGAGCCGCCATTCCTGGAAAACTTTGGCTATGGCACCTTACTGGCTGAAGATGGCCGCCCGATGCATAAGAGTTGGGGAAATGCCATTGAGTTTAACGAAGCCGCCGATAAGATGGGGGTGGATGTGATGCGCTGGCTGTATTGCAACCACAAGCCGGAAAACGACCTGCTGTTCGGCTATCATCGCGGCGATGAAGCGCGCCGCCGTTTTCTGATTCCCCTCTGGAATGTCTATACTTTTCTGGCAACCTATGCGCGCCTTGATGGGTGGGAGCCAACCTTTGACTTTGATCCTGCCTACCCCGAAGGAGATACCCCTCAGAGTTCGAATCTGCTCGATAGATGGATTCTGACCCGCCTCAATCAGGTGACGCCGCAGGTGACTCAGGCTTTGGAAAACTCGGATAGCCTGACGGCAACCCTGGCGCTGGAAGCCCTGCTGGACGACTTGACCAACTGGTATGTGCGCCGTTCGCGACGCCGTTTTTGGAAATCGGAACAGGATCAGGATAAGCAGATGGCTTATTCCACCCTGTACCATGTCGTGGTCAAACTGATCCGCCTTTTAGCGCCCTTCATTCCCTTTGTCACCGAGGCAATCTATCAAAATCTGGTGCGCAGTGTGCGTCCTACAGCCTATGAGAGTGTGCATCACACCTCCTGGCCCTTGCCGGATGAAAAGGCTGTGGATGTGGCTCTGGAGGAACAGATGGAGTTAGCGCGCCAGATTGCCAGTTTGGGCTTGAGCGCCCGTAATTCAGCCGGTTTGAAGGTGCGCCAGCCGCTTGCCAAAGTGCTGGTCTATGCCGGCAAAACCAGGACTTTGCTGCCCGAACTGGTGGAAATCGTTCAGGACGAATTGAACGTCAAGGAGTTTGAATTTGTGGAAAAAGCCGAGCAATTGGTGACCTATCAAATCCTGCCGGACAACAAGTTGCTCGGGCCGAAGTTCGGGGCGCAATTCCCCAAGGTGCGGGCTGCCTTAGCTGAAATGGAAGCCGCAAAAGTCGCTGCGCTGGTGCAGGCTGGTTTGCGTGTTCCCGTACAGGTCGATGGACAAACAATCGAACTGGAACCCAATGAAATCCTTGTCCAGACCAAACCGGCTGAGGGTCTGGCGGTCGCCTTTGATAAGCTGGCAACGGTGGCGATAGACACGAACGTCACCCCGGAATTGCGCGCCGAAGGGCTGGCGCGCGAGTTGGTGCGCCGCATTCAAGCCATGCGCAAGGAAGCCGGCTTCAACATCGAGGACCGCATCCGGACCTATTATCAAGCCGATGAAGCCCTAGCAGAGATCTTCCGCAGTTGGGGTGACTACATCAAAGCCGAGACCCTGACCCTCGAGCTGGTGGCTGAAACTCCTCCTCCAGAGAGTTACCAGGAAAGCCATACCATCGATCAGCATCACGTGTTGATCGGCGTCAAGCGCTGAGGGATAAGCTGCCAACGCAAGCTCTCGGCCAGACTTAATCGTCTCTTTGTTTGTGGTGTGTTCTCACCCCCCTCTTGCTGAAAATAAATTTGCAGGAGGGGGATTTTTCCTTATTGGCGAGCAATTTCCTGGAGTTCTAGTTGAAGGGCTTTTTTGCTATACAAGCCTTTGATTTTCTTCTTGAGGCTAAGCAGAGCTGATGAGAAGAAAGAATCGAGGCTTTCAGCTTGCCAATTGGTGATCTATTTACAGAAGGTCTACCATTCTAATCTGGAAATCATCGTTTTGAGTTCGCTTCACCGCAAAACTTCGAAGACGGACCTCGAGTGTGATATTTTTATCATGAAGGTGCCGCACTCCATAGAGGTTCAAATGATCAGTGCCTGAAAAGAATGATGCTTCAAATTGGAAGCAAGCCTTTAACCCACGGCGGGGATAATAGCTTCAAAGGGGATGGTAACGCAATAAAAATTGAATAACATGGCGTGGTTCCGGCTACGAGTTTATGCTCAATTGTCATTGACAGCTACCGAGAATCGTGTTACACAACAATCAGTTCTAAAAACCTCTTTTCTTCCCCCTGTTTGGATATGAGGTTCGTTTTTATACATAGGTTGGCAGAGAAAAGAAACGGAGTTTTTGGGAGTTTGGCAGTGAAAGACGATCGATTTTTTCCTTTAGTCAAAGCGGCTGTTGTCCTTGTCTGGATAGGGCTATTCGTTGCAATCCCTACAGCTACCGCCCAGGCGGATATGGGGATAAAACCCGATATGGAATTTAAGTTCGTCTCAGAAAACCCTCAACAGTCTTTTTCAATTCAATCGGCTATCCTCTATGAATGTCAGCAGGCGGATTGCTCCGATGCTCAATCCGTTCCGGAAATCGGGCCGCAACAATTGTACTGTCAACAGGAGATCTGCACAATTAATTTTTATGATTTAGCGCCTTACTATCGGCTGGAGGTCAGCCTGGCAGATGGCAGAACGCTGAGCAGTCAGGTTTTTACGCCGCGCGGCATGCGTTCGTTTTATTCGGTCACGGTGCGGGAAAGTGACTTGCTGGTCAAAAACCGCTTTTCACTGAATCCGTTAGCTTCATCGATCTGTTTGTCGGTGTGTGGTTCTTTGTGGCTGGTGGGGCTTTGGGCTTTGTTGACCTTGCTGGGGCTCAACAAACGTTAGGCGGAATTGCTTCACCGCTCGTTTCTTTGTTTGTCACCCTTGCTTGTGAGAGCTTTGTGGGGGTTGGATTTGCTCTCTGGAGGCAGAAACCCGTCAAAAGCCTGTTCCTGAGCAGTGTGTTCGTTAATGGGATCACGCAACCCCTTCTC includes:
- a CDS encoding Isoleucyl-tRNA synthetase, with amino-acid sequence MPFREVPTKVDFPAQEREILAFWKSTNAFQKMREIHKGKPHWSFIDGPITANNPMGVHHGWGRTYKDLYHRFWTMRGRELRYQNGFDCQGLWVEVEVEKEMGFKTKKDIENYGLEQFVRACKARVLKYAAVQTEQSIRLGYWMDWNDPDQLRWLAEQLLQDPQKVITVEGPQGPVTDTVEQIVGRLGMPELGGSYFTFSNENNYMIWYFLKKCWEKGWLYRGADVMPWCPRCATGISQHEIVTDGYAELTHRSVTLRFPLREGAALDSPPRRDPQTGLPESLLVWTTTPWTLTSNVAAAVGPELTYVKVRQGEHLLYLSKGTLDMLRGDYEVLGELPGVAMEGWYYFGPFDDLPAAQSRGGFTHMQELIKDIPLTAAEAHRVILWDEVGETEGTGIVHIAPGCGAEDFQLGKQYRLPIVAPLDDEGYFVEGFAWLSGMHVSKVATPIFEDLERKGLLYRVEPYTHRYPTCWRCKEELIFRLVDEWFISMGEVYDKPREQLTAEEKARSLRYQIMDIVDQIRWIPEFGYAREMDWLRNMHDWMISKKRYWGLALPIWVCEQCGKYQVIGSEVELQERAVSGLDVFDHHTPHRPFIDAVKLRCPDCGGLMSRIPDVGNPWLDAGIVSFSTLRYRSDPAYWRKWYPAHWISESFPGQFRNWFYSLLAMATVIAGEPPFLENFGYGTLLAEDGRPMHKSWGNAIEFNEAADKMGVDVMRWLYCNHKPENDLLFGYHRGDEARRRFLIPLWNVYTFLATYARLDGWEPTFDFDPAYPEGDTPQSSNLLDRWILTRLNQVTPQVTQALENSDSLTATLALEALLDDLTNWYVRRSRRRFWKSEQDQDKQMAYSTLYHVVVKLIRLLAPFIPFVTEAIYQNLVRSVRPTAYESVHHTSWPLPDEKAVDVALEEQMELARQIASLGLSARNSAGLKVRQPLAKVLVYAGKTRTLLPELVEIVQDELNVKEFEFVEKAEQLVTYQILPDNKLLGPKFGAQFPKVRAALAEMEAAKVAALVQAGLRVPVQVDGQTIELEPNEILVQTKPAEGLAVAFDKLATVAIDTNVTPELRAEGLARELVRRIQAMRKEAGFNIEDRIRTYYQADEALAEIFRSWGDYIKAETLTLELVAETPPPESYQESHTIDQHHVLIGVKR